In a genomic window of Pseudoxanthomonas indica:
- the ndk gene encoding nucleoside-diphosphate kinase, producing MALERTLSIIKPDAVAKNVVGEIYSRFEKAGLKIAASKMKHLSRREAEGFYAVHRERPFFNALVEFMISGPVVVQVLEGENAVLKHRDILGATNPKDAAPGTIRADFADSIDANAAHGSDSVENANIEIAYFFPATDVYAR from the coding sequence ATGGCGCTGGAGCGCACCCTGTCCATCATCAAGCCCGATGCCGTTGCCAAGAACGTCGTCGGCGAAATCTATTCCCGCTTCGAAAAGGCCGGCCTGAAGATTGCCGCCTCCAAGATGAAGCATCTGTCGCGTCGTGAAGCCGAAGGTTTCTACGCCGTGCACCGCGAGCGTCCGTTCTTCAATGCACTGGTTGAGTTCATGATCTCCGGTCCGGTGGTCGTGCAGGTGCTGGAAGGCGAGAACGCCGTGCTGAAGCACCGCGACATCCTCGGCGCCACCAATCCGAAGGACGCTGCGCCGGGCACCATCCGCGCCGACTTCGCCGATTCGATCGACGCCAATGCCGCACACGGTTCGGACTCGGTCGAAAACGCGAACATCGAGATCGCGTATTTCTTCCCCGCCACCGACGTGTACGCGCGCTAA
- the bamB gene encoding outer membrane protein assembly factor BamB, whose translation MKRLLAVLALVFVLSGCTTIKGWFGSKTDDKKATEPAELTDITPSVKVTKLWSANAGKGEGRLGLQQGPAVADGRVYAAAVEGGVRAFDLQTGKQVWEYEPEKRRGDAPGSSSGQVADEPAAGEEETKAAKRARKEAAKLAKKAAKRKIEWRFSGGPGAGDGLVAIGTLDGQVIALDASSGTEKWRAKVSSEVITAPVIGQGLVLVRTNDGRVTALDAGNGERRWFYASELPSLTVRGNAPVTIGPGVAFVGNDDGTLSALSLADGREVWGQAIGAPEGRTELDRMADVDGAPVLDGTTVYATSFKKQTMALEGPSGRPLWRKDNGGAGGLGVTSSLVVVSDPAGTVWGLDRFSGSATWSNPALARRSLTGPSIQGDYAVVGDLDGYVHWMKLDTGEFAARERAGGDPIRAKPVVVDGILLVQNVDGQITAFGLQ comes from the coding sequence ATGAAGCGGCTGCTGGCCGTGCTGGCGCTGGTGTTCGTCCTGTCTGGCTGCACCACCATCAAGGGCTGGTTTGGCAGCAAGACCGATGACAAGAAGGCCACCGAGCCGGCCGAGCTGACCGACATCACCCCCTCGGTGAAAGTCACCAAGCTGTGGAGCGCCAACGCCGGCAAGGGTGAAGGGCGCCTGGGCCTGCAGCAGGGTCCGGCGGTCGCCGATGGTCGCGTCTATGCCGCGGCCGTGGAAGGCGGCGTGCGTGCCTTTGATCTACAGACCGGAAAGCAGGTGTGGGAATACGAGCCCGAGAAGCGCCGCGGCGATGCGCCTGGCAGCAGCAGCGGGCAGGTGGCCGACGAACCGGCTGCCGGCGAAGAGGAAACCAAGGCCGCCAAGCGCGCGCGCAAGGAAGCCGCCAAGCTGGCCAAGAAAGCGGCCAAGCGGAAGATTGAGTGGCGCTTCTCCGGCGGTCCGGGTGCGGGCGATGGCTTGGTGGCCATTGGCACGCTCGACGGCCAGGTGATTGCGCTGGATGCCAGCAGTGGCACCGAGAAATGGCGCGCCAAGGTCAGCAGCGAAGTCATCACCGCGCCGGTGATTGGCCAGGGCCTGGTGCTGGTTCGCACCAACGATGGTCGGGTGACAGCGCTGGATGCCGGCAATGGCGAACGTCGCTGGTTCTATGCCAGCGAACTGCCCAGCCTGACCGTGCGCGGCAACGCGCCGGTGACGATCGGTCCGGGCGTGGCGTTTGTCGGCAACGACGATGGCACCTTGAGTGCCTTGTCGCTGGCCGATGGCCGCGAAGTCTGGGGTCAGGCGATCGGTGCGCCGGAAGGCCGCACCGAACTGGATCGCATGGCCGACGTGGATGGCGCGCCAGTACTCGACGGCACCACGGTCTACGCCACCAGTTTCAAGAAGCAGACCATGGCGCTGGAAGGTCCGAGTGGCCGACCGCTGTGGCGCAAGGACAATGGCGGCGCCGGTGGCCTGGGTGTCACCAGCAGCCTGGTGGTGGTATCGGATCCGGCAGGTACGGTCTGGGGTCTGGATCGCTTCAGCGGCTCGGCGACCTGGTCCAATCCCGCGCTGGCACGTCGTTCGCTGACCGGTCCCAGCATCCAGGGCGACTACGCCGTGGTGGGTGACCTGGACGGCTACGTGCACTGGATGAAGCTCGACACCGGTGAATTTGCGGCGCGCGAGCGTGCTGGTGGCGATCCGATTCGCGCCAAGCCGGTCGTGGTCGACGGCATCCTGCTGGTGCAGAACGTCGACGGCCAGATCACCGCTTTCGGCCTGCAGTAA
- the pilW gene encoding type IV pilus biogenesis/stability protein PilW: protein MQRLKLSLLLIPFVLATASCSRLTIVKPKMEREDGEQIAESYHVQDSPATKKRMETENALQRSTQRLRAGDLDAAERNARAALKATPDSADAFTLLAIVAERRGQAKQAGESYKRAVDLKPDVGAYQNNYGTWLCSNGYPAEALIWFDRALNDRSYSTPGSALANAGGCALKAGQQERAERDLRQALTLEPKNAYALASMAENEYRSGRYFEARAFIERRIAAAPASPDVLKLASQIEERLGDKAAAGRYVQQLRAEFPDTSSAQPGGKAEQ from the coding sequence ATGCAGCGGCTTAAGCTCAGCCTGCTCCTGATTCCCTTTGTGCTGGCCACGGCCAGCTGCAGTCGCCTGACCATAGTCAAACCCAAGATGGAACGTGAGGACGGCGAGCAGATCGCCGAGAGCTATCACGTCCAGGACAGCCCGGCGACCAAGAAGCGCATGGAAACCGAAAACGCCCTGCAGCGCAGCACCCAGCGCCTGCGTGCCGGCGACCTGGATGCCGCCGAACGCAACGCCCGCGCCGCGCTCAAGGCCACCCCGGATTCGGCCGACGCCTTCACCTTGCTGGCCATCGTGGCCGAGCGCCGCGGCCAGGCCAAGCAGGCGGGCGAGTCCTACAAGCGCGCGGTGGATCTCAAGCCCGACGTGGGCGCCTACCAGAACAATTACGGCACCTGGCTGTGCAGCAATGGCTATCCGGCCGAAGCGCTGATCTGGTTCGACCGCGCCTTGAACGATCGCAGCTACAGCACGCCCGGTTCGGCCCTGGCCAACGCCGGCGGTTGTGCCCTGAAGGCCGGCCAGCAGGAACGCGCCGAGCGCGATCTGCGCCAGGCCCTGACCCTGGAACCAAAGAACGCCTACGCGCTGGCGTCCATGGCTGAAAACGAATACCGGTCGGGCCGCTACTTCGAGGCACGCGCCTTCATCGAACGCCGTATCGCGGCTGCGCCTGCAAGCCCCGACGTGCTAAAACTTGCATCACAAATCGAAGAAAGACTCGGCGACAAGGCCGCTGCCGGTCGATATGTTCAGCAACTTCGGGCGGAGTTCCCGGACACGTCAAGCGCTCAACCTGGGGGAAAGGCAGAACAATGA
- a CDS encoding TetR/AcrR family transcriptional regulator — protein MGNATHFSTKERILGAAEELFAQHGFAGTSLRQVTGRADVNIAAVNYHFGSKENLVNEVFRRRMDDMTSQRLALLKAALEQHSGELEPILAAFVEPALALAQDRHGGGAFVRVIARAYAEKNDGLRQFLSDHYGHVLREFGKAIADCVPGLSKEELYWRLDFFSGALTYAMADFGLIKRPHGISEAAHRERAARELIRFAAAGLRADRNK, from the coding sequence ATGGGCAACGCCACCCACTTTTCCACCAAGGAACGCATCCTCGGCGCCGCCGAGGAGCTGTTTGCCCAGCACGGTTTTGCCGGCACATCGCTGCGCCAGGTCACCGGCCGGGCCGACGTCAACATTGCCGCGGTCAACTACCACTTCGGATCCAAGGAAAACCTGGTCAATGAGGTCTTCCGCCGGCGCATGGACGACATGACCAGCCAGCGCCTGGCCCTGCTCAAGGCGGCGCTGGAGCAGCATTCCGGCGAGTTGGAGCCGATCCTGGCGGCCTTTGTCGAGCCCGCCCTGGCCCTGGCCCAGGACCGCCACGGAGGCGGCGCGTTCGTGCGGGTCATTGCCCGCGCCTACGCCGAAAAGAACGATGGCTTGCGCCAGTTCCTGTCTGATCACTACGGTCATGTGCTGCGCGAGTTCGGCAAGGCCATTGCCGACTGCGTGCCCGGACTGAGCAAGGAGGAACTTTACTGGCGGCTGGACTTCTTCTCCGGCGCCCTGACCTACGCCATGGCGGACTTCGGCCTCATCAAGCGCCCGCACGGCATCAGCGAGGCCGCGCACCGCGAACGCGCCGCCCGCGAACTCATCCGCTTCGCCGCGGCCGGCCTGCGTGCCGACCGCAACAAGTAA
- the der gene encoding ribosome biogenesis GTPase Der has product MLPLVALVGRPNVGKSTLFNALTRSRDALVHDQPGVTRDRNYGVCRPEDQRSFVVVDTGGIAGEEEGLAGATARQARAAAEEADLVLFIVDGREGRSALDDDILRWLRKAARPTLLVINKMDGVDEDAARAEFARYGFDDVIGISASHRQGVDDLLEEVYERLPEEGDAEALDEDPTRMRVAFVGRPNVGKSTLVNRLLGEERMIASEVPGTTRDSIAVDLDRDGRQYRLVDTAGLRRKSRVDEAVEKFSVVKTLQAIEQCQVAVLLLDATEGVTDQDASVLGAILDAGRALVVAINKWDGLTTYQREQAESMLARKLSFVEWAESVRISAKHGSGMRELFRAVHRAHASATHEFSTSEINKALEIAYETNPPPSIRGHVSKLRYVHPGGSNPPTFIVHGTRLKVLPESYKRYLENFFRKRFKLVGTPVRFIFREGTNPYEGKKNVLTERQVAKKRRMIRHVKRGK; this is encoded by the coding sequence ATGCTTCCGCTCGTTGCCCTTGTGGGCCGCCCCAATGTCGGCAAATCGACGCTGTTCAACGCGCTGACGCGTAGTCGCGATGCGCTGGTCCATGATCAGCCCGGCGTGACCCGTGACCGCAATTACGGCGTCTGCCGGCCCGAAGATCAGCGTTCGTTCGTGGTCGTGGATACCGGCGGCATCGCCGGTGAGGAAGAAGGTCTGGCCGGCGCCACCGCGCGCCAGGCGCGTGCCGCCGCCGAGGAAGCCGACCTGGTCTTGTTCATCGTCGATGGCCGCGAAGGACGTTCGGCGCTGGATGACGACATCCTGCGCTGGCTGCGCAAGGCGGCGCGGCCGACCCTGCTGGTGATCAACAAGATGGACGGCGTCGACGAAGACGCCGCCCGCGCCGAATTCGCCCGCTATGGCTTTGACGATGTCATCGGCATCTCGGCCAGCCATCGCCAGGGCGTGGATGACCTGCTCGAGGAAGTCTACGAACGACTTCCCGAAGAGGGCGACGCCGAAGCGCTGGACGAAGATCCCACCCGCATGCGCGTGGCCTTTGTCGGCCGGCCCAATGTGGGCAAGTCGACCCTGGTCAATCGCCTGCTCGGCGAAGAACGCATGATTGCCTCGGAAGTGCCGGGCACCACGCGCGATTCGATCGCCGTGGACCTGGACCGCGATGGACGCCAGTACCGCCTGGTCGACACCGCCGGCCTGCGCCGCAAGTCGCGCGTCGATGAGGCGGTGGAAAAGTTCAGCGTGGTCAAGACCCTGCAGGCCATCGAACAATGCCAGGTGGCCGTGCTGCTGCTGGACGCCACTGAAGGCGTGACCGATCAGGATGCCAGCGTGCTCGGCGCCATCCTCGATGCCGGCCGCGCGCTGGTGGTGGCCATCAACAAGTGGGATGGCCTGACCACCTATCAGCGCGAGCAGGCCGAATCCATGCTGGCGCGCAAGCTCAGCTTCGTGGAGTGGGCCGAATCCGTGCGCATCTCGGCCAAGCATGGCTCGGGCATGCGCGAGCTGTTCCGCGCGGTGCATCGCGCGCACGCCTCGGCCACCCACGAATTCAGCACCAGCGAGATCAACAAGGCGCTGGAAATCGCCTACGAAACCAATCCGCCGCCGAGCATCCGCGGTCACGTCTCCAAGCTGCGCTACGTGCATCCGGGCGGCAGCAATCCGCCGACCTTCATCGTGCACGGCACGCGTCTGAAAGTGTTGCCGGAATCGTACAAGCGCTATCTGGAAAACTTTTTCCGCAAGCGCTTCAAGCTGGTTGGCACGCCGGTGCGTTTCATCTTCCGCGAGGGCACCAACCCCTACGAAGGCAAGAAGAACGTGCTGACCGAACGGCAGGTGGCGAAGAAGCGCCGGATGATCCGCCACGTCAAGCGCGGCAAATAA
- a CDS encoding helix-turn-helix domain-containing protein, whose amino-acid sequence MTGFNSIDTQRLQGCGAFLRQAREQAGLSLQDVGNRLKVPLKVLQALEAEDWAQLGAPVFIRGQLRSYAKLLKVDVDGYLAQAQLETVRPSELVSRSYTPTSHRVFESAKRKAIYVVVTAIIATPIWMATRPHLGGGQQTTASLDVMPQGSAPASSNASNGATGAEVDRPSAAPAAPYVASLTPPISRSTPALSLNFTGDSWVQIIGADGRSLEQALLKAGDQRSYEAGQVGRVVLGNASAVEVQRGGSTVDLTPYQRANVARFTVSSDGSLLPVAD is encoded by the coding sequence ATGACGGGTTTCAACTCGATTGATACGCAGCGCCTGCAAGGTTGCGGGGCCTTCCTGCGCCAGGCACGCGAACAGGCCGGCCTGAGCCTGCAGGACGTGGGGAACAGGCTGAAAGTGCCACTCAAGGTGCTGCAGGCGCTGGAAGCCGAAGACTGGGCGCAGCTCGGCGCGCCGGTTTTCATCCGCGGCCAGTTGCGCAGCTACGCCAAGCTGCTGAAGGTGGACGTGGACGGCTACCTGGCCCAGGCGCAACTGGAAACGGTGCGGCCTTCGGAGCTGGTGAGCCGCAGCTACACGCCCACGTCGCATCGCGTCTTTGAAAGCGCCAAGCGCAAGGCAATCTATGTGGTGGTGACCGCGATCATCGCCACGCCGATCTGGATGGCCACGCGTCCCCATCTCGGCGGAGGCCAGCAGACCACGGCCTCGCTGGATGTCATGCCGCAGGGTTCCGCTCCGGCCAGCAGCAATGCATCGAATGGCGCCACCGGAGCCGAAGTGGATCGGCCCTCGGCCGCACCCGCCGCCCCGTACGTGGCCTCGCTGACGCCGCCCATTTCGCGCAGCACCCCCGCGTTGAGCCTGAATTTCACCGGCGACAGCTGGGTGCAGATCATCGGGGCCGACGGCCGCAGCCTGGAACAGGCACTGCTCAAGGCCGGTGATCAGCGCAGCTATGAGGCCGGGCAAGTGGGTCGCGTGGTGCTGGGCAATGCATCGGCGGTAGAGGTTCAGCGTGGCGGCAGTACCGTGGACCTGACGCCCTATCAGCGAGCGAACGTGGCTCGCTTTACGGTATCCTCTGACGGTTCCCTACTGCCGGTCGCCGACTGA
- the rlmN gene encoding 23S rRNA (adenine(2503)-C(2))-methyltransferase RlmN encodes MPVSAKQNLMDLDREGLERFFMERLGEQKFRAHQVMKWIHHRYVTDFDQMTDLGKALRAKLQEHAEVVVPQVVFDKPSNDGTHKWLLGMGVDGKNAVETVYIPDKNRGTLCVSSQVGCGLNCTFCSTATQGFNRNLTTAEIIGQVWVTARHLGNVPAQNRRLTNVVMMGMGEPLMNFDNVVRAMNIMRDDLGYGLASKRVTLSTSGLVPMIDRLSTETDVSLAVSLHAPTDALREQLVPLNKKYPVAELMASCVRYLRANKKRDSVTFEYTLMKGINDQPEHARQLAQLMRKFSNAAQLKDAGKVNLIPFNPFPGTRYERSPDEVIRSFQKILLDAHVLTMVRRTRGDDIDAACGQLKGQVMDRTRRQAEFRRHLQEQGIDDAAA; translated from the coding sequence ATGCCCGTGTCTGCGAAACAGAACCTGATGGATCTGGATCGCGAGGGCCTGGAGCGCTTCTTCATGGAGCGCCTGGGCGAACAGAAGTTCCGTGCGCATCAGGTGATGAAGTGGATTCATCACCGCTACGTCACCGACTTCGATCAGATGACCGATCTCGGCAAGGCCCTGCGCGCGAAGTTGCAGGAACATGCCGAGGTCGTCGTCCCGCAGGTCGTGTTCGACAAGCCGTCCAACGACGGCACGCACAAGTGGCTGCTGGGGATGGGCGTGGACGGCAAGAACGCCGTCGAAACCGTATATATCCCGGACAAGAACCGCGGCACGCTGTGCGTGTCTTCGCAGGTGGGTTGTGGTTTGAACTGCACGTTCTGCTCCACCGCCACGCAAGGCTTCAACCGCAACCTGACCACCGCCGAAATCATCGGCCAGGTGTGGGTGACCGCCCGCCACCTGGGCAACGTGCCCGCGCAGAACCGTCGCCTCACCAACGTGGTGATGATGGGGATGGGCGAGCCGCTGATGAATTTCGACAACGTCGTGCGCGCCATGAACATCATGCGCGACGATCTGGGCTACGGCCTGGCCAGCAAGCGCGTGACGCTGTCCACCTCGGGTCTGGTGCCGATGATCGATCGGCTGTCCACCGAAACGGACGTCTCGCTGGCGGTCTCCCTGCATGCGCCCACCGATGCGCTGCGCGAGCAGCTGGTGCCGCTCAACAAGAAGTATCCCGTCGCCGAACTGATGGCGTCGTGCGTGCGTTACCTGCGCGCCAACAAGAAGCGCGACTCGGTAACCTTCGAGTACACGCTGATGAAGGGCATCAACGATCAGCCCGAGCATGCGCGGCAGCTGGCGCAGCTGATGCGCAAATTCAGCAATGCCGCGCAGCTCAAGGATGCCGGCAAGGTCAACCTGATCCCGTTCAACCCGTTCCCCGGCACCCGCTACGAGCGGTCACCGGACGAAGTCATCCGCTCCTTCCAGAAGATCCTGCTCGACGCCCACGTGTTGACCATGGTCCGACGCACCCGTGGCGATGACATCGACGCGGCCTGCGGCCAGCTCAAGGGCCAGGTGATGGATCGCACCCGCCGCCAAGCCGAGTTCCGCCGTCATCTGCAGGAACAGGGCATCGACGATGCAGCGGCTTAA
- a CDS encoding 3-hydroxyacyl-CoA dehydrogenase/enoyl-CoA hydratase family protein, whose amino-acid sequence MSNPLLVRKAAVLGAGVMGAQIAAHLTNAGVDTVLFDLPAKEGHPDGVVQKAIANLAKLSPAPLASKALAELITPANYETGLEHLKGCDLIIEAIAERMDWKQDLYKKIAPFVADHAVLASNTSGLGINSLAEVLPEQLRHRFCGVHFFNPPRYMHLAELIPARTTDAAVLEGLETFLTTTLGKGVVYAKDTPNFIGNRIGVFSILATAHHTAASGLGFDEVDALTGPLIGRPKSATYRTSDVVGLDTMAHVIKTMGDTLPEDPWHSYFKSPKWLDALIQKGALGQKTGAGIFRKVGKDIVVLDLQQQDYRPADRVAAPEVVEILKLKNPAEKFQKLRESQHPQAQFLWAVFRDLFHYSAYHLADIAETARDVDLAIRWGYGWSLGPFETWQAAGWKQVAQWIADDIVAGKSMSSAPLPNWVFDGREGVHAAEGSYSPARNVKLPRSNLPVYQRQRFPDPLLGEVFPQGETVFENDGVRLWTDGDGVGVVSFKTKMNTVSDAVLDGLQQAVTIAEQKFKGLVIWQPKEPFSAGADLAGALGALQAGKVAEFEAMVANFQATSQRIKYSLVPVVAAVRGLALGGGCEFQMHSARTVASLESYIGLVEAGVGLLPAGGGLKEIAVRASQAAGPGGDVFAELKRTFETVAMAKVSASAMEAKELGLMRATDLVVFNAYEQLYVAKQQVLALHESGYRPPMPARRIQVAGDVGIATFKMMLVNMLEGRFISEYDYEIASRIATVLCGGEVDRGALVDEEWLLKLERQHFVELAQQEKTQARIAHMLKTGKPLRN is encoded by the coding sequence ATGTCCAATCCATTGCTTGTTCGCAAGGCGGCCGTGCTGGGCGCCGGTGTGATGGGCGCCCAGATCGCCGCCCACCTGACCAATGCCGGTGTCGATACCGTCCTGTTCGATCTGCCCGCGAAGGAAGGCCATCCCGATGGCGTTGTGCAGAAGGCCATCGCCAACCTGGCCAAGCTCAGCCCTGCCCCGCTCGCCAGCAAAGCGCTGGCCGAGCTGATCACGCCGGCCAACTACGAGACCGGTCTGGAGCACCTGAAAGGCTGCGACCTGATCATCGAAGCGATCGCCGAGCGGATGGACTGGAAGCAGGACCTGTACAAGAAGATTGCCCCGTTCGTGGCCGATCATGCCGTGCTGGCCAGCAACACCTCGGGCCTGGGCATCAACAGCCTGGCCGAAGTGCTGCCGGAACAGCTGCGCCACCGCTTCTGCGGCGTGCACTTCTTCAACCCGCCCCGTTACATGCACCTGGCCGAATTGATCCCGGCCCGCACCACCGATGCCGCCGTGCTGGAGGGCCTGGAAACCTTCCTGACCACCACCCTGGGCAAGGGCGTGGTGTATGCCAAGGACACGCCCAACTTCATCGGCAACCGCATCGGCGTGTTCTCGATCCTGGCCACCGCGCACCACACCGCCGCTTCGGGCCTCGGCTTTGATGAAGTCGACGCCCTGACCGGCCCGCTGATTGGCCGGCCCAAGTCCGCGACTTATCGCACCTCCGACGTGGTCGGCCTGGACACGATGGCGCACGTCATCAAGACCATGGGCGACACCCTGCCCGAGGATCCGTGGCATTCCTACTTCAAGTCGCCGAAGTGGCTGGACGCGCTGATCCAGAAGGGCGCGCTCGGCCAGAAGACCGGCGCCGGCATTTTCCGCAAGGTCGGCAAGGACATCGTGGTACTCGACCTGCAGCAACAGGACTACCGCCCCGCCGATCGCGTGGCCGCGCCGGAAGTGGTGGAAATCCTCAAGCTGAAGAACCCGGCCGAGAAGTTCCAGAAACTGCGCGAAAGCCAGCACCCGCAGGCGCAGTTCCTGTGGGCGGTGTTCCGCGATCTTTTCCATTACAGCGCCTACCACCTGGCCGACATCGCCGAGACCGCGCGCGACGTGGACTTGGCGATCCGCTGGGGTTACGGCTGGTCGCTCGGCCCGTTCGAAACCTGGCAGGCCGCCGGCTGGAAGCAGGTGGCGCAGTGGATTGCCGATGACATCGTCGCCGGCAAGAGCATGAGCAGCGCGCCGCTGCCCAACTGGGTGTTTGACGGCCGCGAAGGCGTGCATGCCGCCGAAGGCAGCTACAGCCCGGCCCGCAACGTCAAACTGCCGCGTTCCAACCTGCCGGTGTATCAGCGCCAGCGTTTCCCTGATCCGCTGCTGGGCGAAGTGTTCCCGCAGGGCGAAACGGTGTTCGAGAACGACGGCGTGCGGCTGTGGACCGATGGCGACGGCGTGGGTGTGGTCAGCTTCAAGACCAAGATGAACACAGTGTCCGATGCCGTGCTCGATGGCCTGCAGCAGGCGGTGACGATCGCCGAGCAGAAGTTCAAGGGCCTGGTGATCTGGCAGCCGAAGGAGCCCTTCTCCGCCGGCGCAGACCTGGCCGGCGCGCTGGGCGCGTTGCAGGCGGGCAAGGTCGCCGAGTTCGAGGCGATGGTCGCCAACTTCCAGGCCACCAGTCAGCGCATCAAGTACTCGCTGGTGCCCGTGGTCGCCGCCGTGCGCGGCCTGGCCCTGGGCGGCGGTTGCGAGTTCCAGATGCACAGCGCGCGCACCGTGGCCTCGCTGGAAAGCTACATCGGCCTGGTGGAAGCCGGCGTCGGTCTGCTGCCGGCCGGCGGTGGTCTGAAGGAAATCGCCGTGCGCGCTTCGCAGGCCGCAGGCCCGGGCGGCGATGTGTTCGCCGAGCTCAAGCGCACCTTTGAAACCGTGGCGATGGCCAAGGTCTCGGCCTCGGCGATGGAAGCCAAGGAACTGGGCCTGATGCGCGCCACTGATCTGGTGGTGTTCAATGCCTACGAGCAGTTGTACGTGGCCAAGCAGCAGGTGCTGGCGCTGCACGAGAGCGGCTACCGTCCGCCGATGCCGGCGCGGCGCATCCAGGTGGCGGGCGACGTCGGCATCGCCACCTTCAAGATGATGCTGGTCAACATGCTGGAAGGCCGCTTCATCAGTGAATACGACTACGAGATCGCCAGCCGCATCGCCACCGTGCTGTGTGGCGGTGAAGTGGATCGCGGCGCGCTGGTCGACGAGGAATGGCTGCTCAAGCTCGAGCGCCAGCACTTTGTCGAACTGGCGCAGCAGGAAAAGACCCAGGCCCGCATCGCGCACATGCTCAAGACCGGCAAGCCGCTGCGCAACTGA
- a CDS encoding YfgM family protein codes for MAIDDLLDEHEQSERVRSWLRNNGAGLIGGVALGLAVIFGWQWWQKDRQQSSEQANQAYEKAVASIAGTDLKKAEASVASLNGKQGVYADLAALRLAKAQVDGGQRDAAIATLRAIKPEPALQPVVQQRLARLLIDAGKHDEALRLIGDAKDSASLVIRGDAYAAAGKQAEAREAYTSALTGLDVASPLRRLVELKLADVGGTPPKSGDSV; via the coding sequence ATGGCGATTGATGATCTGCTCGACGAGCACGAACAAAGCGAACGCGTCCGCAGTTGGCTCCGGAACAATGGCGCTGGCCTGATTGGCGGCGTCGCCCTGGGACTGGCGGTGATTTTTGGCTGGCAGTGGTGGCAGAAGGATCGCCAGCAGTCCAGCGAACAGGCCAACCAGGCCTACGAAAAGGCCGTTGCCAGCATCGCCGGCACGGACCTGAAGAAAGCCGAGGCCAGTGTTGCCTCGCTCAATGGCAAGCAGGGCGTGTATGCCGATCTGGCGGCGCTGCGCCTGGCCAAGGCGCAGGTCGACGGCGGTCAACGCGATGCGGCCATCGCCACGCTGCGGGCCATCAAGCCCGAGCCCGCGCTGCAGCCGGTGGTCCAGCAACGCTTGGCGCGTCTGCTGATCGACGCCGGCAAGCACGACGAAGCGCTCAGGTTGATTGGCGATGCCAAGGATTCGGCCAGCCTGGTCATCCGCGGTGATGCTTACGCCGCGGCTGGCAAGCAGGCCGAGGCACGCGAAGCGTATACGAGCGCGCTCACCGGTCTGGACGTGGCTTCGCCGCTGCGCCGCCTGGTGGAACTGAAACTGGCTGACGTGGGCGGAACTCCGCCGAAGAGCGGAGACTCGGTCTGA